The proteins below come from a single Mercenaria mercenaria strain notata chromosome 3, MADL_Memer_1, whole genome shotgun sequence genomic window:
- the LOC123525426 gene encoding organic cation transporter-like protein, with the protein MEGPARPDKIIEEIGGCGRYQIRMSVVVHLIKTNVCFSILSTIIMCSTPPWRCDDRIVLDNRTSCMILQNGSEVNICPSKTCVLTNDTKCSSFIFEGNLQTIVSEFGLVCGRDYIPSLIMTLQVAGLLAGNILAGQLSDLIGRKPPFFTSIILITVFNLVGFFSVNWVMFAVARIFVGIGSSFFLSTQYCLLS; encoded by the exons ATGGAAGGCCCAGCGAGACCGGACAAAATAATCGAGGAGATTGGAGGGTGTGGGCGATATCAGATTCGCATGAGTGTTGTCGTACACCTGATCAAAACTAACGTCTGCTTCAGTATTTTGTCGACCATCATTATGTGTTCGACACCGCCTTGGCGATGTGACGACAGAATTGTTCTCGACAATAGAACCTCGTGCATgattttgcaaaatggatcagaagtaAACATATGTCCTTCCAAAACCTGTGTCCTTACGAATGACACGAAATGTTCTAGTTTCATTTTCGAGGGAAACCTTCAAACGATTGTCAGCGAG TTTGGTTTAGTGTGTGGGCGTGACTACATTCCAAGTTTAATCATGACCTTACAAGTTGCTGGGTTACTCGCAGGAAACATACTTGCTGGACAGTTATCAGATCTGATTGGGCGCAAACCTCCATTCTTCACCTCCATAATTCTCATAACTGTTTTCAATCTGGTTGGTTTCTTTTCcgtaaactgggtcatgtttgcTGTTGCGAGGATTTTCGTCGGCATTGGATCAAGTTTTTTCTTGTCGACACAATATTGCTTGTTATCCTAA